A region from the Paenibacillus humicola genome encodes:
- a CDS encoding glycosyltransferase: MKKLLIASYDMEVGGVERSLAGMLNRFDYENYEVDLMLYRHKGEFMALLPPAVKLLKELPPYTTFRKSISEIFREKRLAIGFGRLLAKLHADWAGKLRRSAEPGYYQMQLMWKYTLPFLPKLEQEYDAAISYLWPHDFVAEKVSAKTKIAWIHTDYSTVSTEPALDLAVWNKFDVIVAVSEACRRSFLAKYGSLQDKVIVIENMASPLFIRMMATEQVTNPMLQDGRFKLITVARLSNAKGIDNAVRALARLRDHGYHDIAWYVVGYGGDETMIRDLIAEYGLQNSFILLGKQTNPYPFMQAGDLYVQPSRYEGKAVTVTEAQILGKPVLITNYPTAASQVRDGVDGCITGLSVEGIADGIELLYQDAGLKRRLSANCDRIDYQNNKELDKLYKLLRA; the protein is encoded by the coding sequence ATGAAAAAGCTTCTCATTGCCTCTTACGATATGGAGGTCGGCGGCGTCGAACGGAGCCTTGCCGGCATGCTGAACCGCTTCGATTACGAGAACTATGAGGTCGACTTAATGCTTTACCGGCATAAAGGGGAATTTATGGCATTGCTGCCGCCCGCGGTCAAGCTGTTAAAAGAATTGCCGCCTTATACAACGTTTCGCAAGTCGATCTCCGAAATTTTTCGCGAAAAACGGCTGGCGATCGGCTTTGGAAGACTGCTTGCCAAACTGCACGCCGATTGGGCGGGTAAGCTGAGAAGATCCGCGGAACCCGGTTATTACCAAATGCAGCTCATGTGGAAGTACACGCTTCCCTTCCTGCCCAAGCTGGAGCAGGAGTACGATGCGGCGATTAGCTACCTCTGGCCGCACGATTTCGTGGCCGAAAAAGTAAGCGCGAAAACGAAAATCGCTTGGATTCACACCGATTACTCGACTGTGTCGACTGAACCGGCATTGGATTTGGCGGTCTGGAACAAATTCGATGTGATTGTCGCCGTTTCGGAAGCGTGCAGACGGTCGTTCCTTGCCAAGTACGGCTCACTTCAAGATAAAGTGATCGTGATCGAAAACATGGCGTCGCCCCTATTTATCCGGATGATGGCGACCGAGCAGGTGACGAATCCGATGCTGCAGGACGGCCGCTTCAAGCTGATCACGGTCGCACGGCTGTCGAATGCCAAAGGCATCGACAACGCCGTGAGAGCGCTGGCGAGGCTCAGGGATCACGGATATCACGACATTGCTTGGTATGTGGTCGGGTACGGCGGCGACGAAACGATGATCCGGGATTTGATTGCTGAATACGGGCTGCAAAACAGCTTTATTTTGCTTGGGAAGCAGACGAACCCGTACCCGTTTATGCAGGCGGGCGATCTCTACGTTCAACCGTCCAGGTATGAAGGGAAGGCAGTAACGGTAACGGAGGCGCAAATTTTGGGAAAGCCGGTGCTCATTACGAATTATCCGACAGCGGCAAGCCAGGTGCGGGACGGCGTCGACGGCTGCATCACCGGATTATCGGTCGAAGGCATCGCCGATGGCATCGAGCTGCTGTATCAGGATGCCGGGCTAAAGCGCCGGTTGTCGGCCAATTGTGATCGGATTGATTATCAGAACAATAAGGAGCTGGACAAGTTGTACAAGCTGCTGCGTGCTTGA
- the galE gene encoding UDP-glucose 4-epimerase GalE, giving the protein MSILVTGGAGYIGSHTCIELLEAGYDLVVIDNFANSKPEALNRIARIAGKPFAFYELDLLDRLGLDELFARHRIEAVIHFAGLKAVGESVQLPLTYYQTNVASTLILCEVMRKYGVHKLVFSSSATVYGAPERVPIGENASIGATNPYGRTKQMIEQMLQDLAAADPSWGISILRYFNPIGAHKSGMIGENPSGVPNNLMPYISQVAVGRLQELKVFGNDYSTPDGTGVRDYIHVVDLAGGHLRSLERIMRHTGVDVYNLGTGRGYSVLEMIAAFERVTGRKVPYTFAPRRPGDIAVCYADTAKANRELGWAAVRGLEEMCEDTWRWQAGNPEGYNENELERTFIQTV; this is encoded by the coding sequence ATGTCCATTTTAGTAACCGGCGGGGCCGGGTATATCGGCAGTCATACGTGCATCGAGCTGCTTGAAGCCGGTTATGACCTTGTGGTGATCGACAATTTCGCCAACAGCAAGCCGGAGGCGCTGAACCGGATTGCGCGGATTGCCGGCAAGCCGTTCGCGTTCTATGAGCTGGACCTGCTTGACCGGCTTGGGCTGGACGAGCTGTTTGCCCGGCATCGGATCGAGGCCGTGATCCATTTTGCCGGCTTGAAGGCCGTCGGAGAGTCGGTTCAGCTGCCGTTGACGTATTATCAAACGAATGTGGCCAGCACCTTGATTCTTTGCGAGGTGATGAGGAAATACGGCGTGCACAAGCTGGTCTTTAGCTCATCGGCGACGGTCTACGGCGCACCGGAGCGTGTGCCGATCGGGGAAAACGCTTCGATCGGAGCGACGAATCCGTACGGCCGCACCAAGCAGATGATCGAGCAGATGCTGCAGGATTTGGCTGCAGCCGACCCGAGCTGGGGGATCTCGATCTTGAGGTATTTTAACCCGATCGGGGCGCATAAAAGCGGCATGATCGGGGAAAATCCGAGCGGTGTTCCGAATAATTTAATGCCGTATATTTCCCAGGTAGCCGTAGGGAGGCTTCAGGAGCTGAAGGTGTTCGGCAACGATTATTCGACACCTGACGGAACGGGCGTCCGGGATTATATCCATGTCGTCGATTTAGCCGGGGGACATCTCCGGTCGCTGGAGCGGATCATGCGGCATACGGGGGTTGATGTTTATAACCTGGGGACCGGAAGGGGCTACAGCGTCCTCGAAATGATTGCCGCATTCGAACGCGTGACGGGCAGAAAGGTACCGTATACGTTTGCGCCCCGCAGACCGGGCGATATTGCGGTATGTTACGCGGATACCGCGAAGGCGAACCGCGAGCTCGGCTGGGCGGCTGTCAGAGGCTTAGAAGAGATGTGCGAGGACACTTGGCGGTGGCAGGCGGGCAATCCGGAAGGCTACAATGAGAATGAGCTGGAACGAACGTTCATCCAAACGGTATAA
- a CDS encoding helix-turn-helix domain-containing protein, whose translation MIGERIKVLRKKKNLSLTELSERAGVAKSYLSSIERGIQQNPSIQFLEKIGVVLGITVEEFLQSESTADNNEPLDAEWAALVKEAMLSGVSKEQFKEFLEFNKWRLNRD comes from the coding sequence ATGATCGGAGAACGTATAAAAGTGCTGCGCAAGAAAAAAAATCTTTCCCTTACCGAGCTCTCCGAAAGAGCGGGAGTCGCCAAATCTTATTTGAGCTCCATTGAACGAGGAATTCAGCAAAATCCGTCGATCCAATTTCTTGAAAAGATTGGCGTGGTGCTGGGCATTACCGTTGAGGAATTTCTGCAGTCTGAATCGACTGCCGACAATAATGAACCGCTCGATGCTGAATGGGCCGCTCTCGTGAAGGAAGCTATGCTATCCGGCGTAAGCAAGGAGCAGTTCAAAGAATTTCTGGAATTTAACAAATGGAGACTTAACCGCGATTAA
- a CDS encoding ABC transporter ATP-binding protein codes for MKPIMHYFKQLQAFAGMKLYLSIASMVISSLLDSIGILLLIPMLSLSGILSGWQGQSFGFKWLNVLHGLPQAKAMPLILGCYLIIVLGQNLLQRFISIRNTEIQQRFSRRLRHDIYESLLKAKWSFFLSKRSSDLVNLLTAELARVVNGINLFMQFMTSFLFTLIQIALAFWISPGLTLFVLIGGGIMALFSRNFIRHAKRLGSQTSQFAQDYLAGISDQMNGIKDIKSNNLESSRMTWLYGLTEGMMHEQINYVRLRMNSQLVYRFASAVLIACFVFMSFLLFHTGGQSLLLIILIFARLWPRFTSLQSNMENIASTIPAFHALIELQRECLEAAEQGLQELNGPETAPLQVRHGLECRGLFFRYNASSPAYALQNINLYIPANQMTAIAGRSGAGKSTLIDLVMGLIQPESGTLLVDGTPVTQHNLLALRRSIGYVAQDPFLYNASIRENLIMIKPDATEDELWEALEFASSADFVRRMPQGLDTVIGDRGVRLSGGERQRLVLARAVIRKPAILVLDEATSSLDTENEKRIQEALDRLRGTMTVIVVAHRLSTIRHADQIIVIDNGHLVQRGTFSELASANGGVFRGLLSNQGEAV; via the coding sequence ATGAAACCGATTATGCATTATTTCAAGCAGCTCCAAGCTTTTGCGGGAATGAAATTGTATCTCAGTATCGCCAGCATGGTGATCAGCAGCCTGCTGGACAGCATCGGCATTCTGCTCTTGATCCCGATGCTGAGCCTGAGCGGCATTCTGTCGGGCTGGCAAGGACAGAGCTTCGGTTTCAAGTGGCTGAACGTTCTGCACGGCCTGCCGCAGGCAAAGGCTATGCCGCTTATTCTCGGCTGCTACCTGATTATCGTGCTGGGCCAAAATTTACTGCAGCGTTTTATCTCCATCCGCAACACGGAAATTCAGCAGCGCTTCAGCCGGCGGCTTCGCCATGACATTTACGAGTCGCTCTTAAAAGCGAAGTGGTCGTTCTTCCTGAGCAAACGTTCGTCGGATTTGGTCAATTTGCTGACGGCCGAGCTGGCGCGCGTCGTGAACGGCATTAATCTGTTTATGCAATTTATGACTTCGTTTCTGTTCACGCTTATTCAAATCGCGCTCGCTTTCTGGATTTCACCCGGACTTACGCTTTTCGTCCTGATCGGCGGCGGCATTATGGCGCTATTTTCCCGTAATTTTATCCGCCATGCCAAGCGGCTGGGGAGTCAGACCTCCCAGTTCGCCCAGGACTATCTGGCCGGCATTTCCGATCAGATGAACGGCATCAAGGATATTAAAAGCAACAACCTGGAGAGCTCCCGGATGACCTGGCTGTACGGGCTGACCGAAGGTATGATGCATGAACAGATCAACTACGTCCGGCTGCGAATGAATTCCCAGCTGGTGTACAGGTTCGCTTCGGCCGTTCTGATCGCCTGCTTCGTCTTCATGTCCTTTTTGCTTTTTCATACGGGAGGGCAGTCCCTGCTGCTCATCATCTTGATTTTTGCGCGCTTATGGCCGAGATTTACCAGTCTCCAATCCAATATGGAGAACATTGCTTCGACGATTCCGGCGTTTCACGCTCTGATCGAGCTGCAGAGGGAATGCCTCGAAGCGGCTGAACAAGGGCTGCAGGAGCTGAACGGTCCGGAAACCGCTCCGCTTCAGGTTCGGCATGGCTTGGAGTGCCGGGGGTTATTTTTCCGGTATAATGCCTCGTCGCCCGCCTATGCGCTGCAAAATATTAACCTGTACATCCCCGCCAATCAAATGACGGCGATCGCCGGACGGTCGGGTGCGGGAAAAAGCACGCTCATCGACCTCGTGATGGGTCTTATCCAGCCCGAATCGGGAACGCTGCTGGTGGACGGGACTCCGGTCACGCAGCACAACTTGCTGGCGCTCAGGCGATCGATCGGCTACGTGGCGCAGGATCCATTCCTCTATAACGCCAGCATCAGGGAGAATCTGATCATGATCAAACCGGATGCGACGGAGGACGAGCTGTGGGAGGCACTGGAATTTGCGTCATCAGCCGATTTCGTGCGCAGGATGCCGCAAGGATTGGATACCGTTATCGGGGACCGCGGCGTGCGGCTTTCAGGGGGCGAGCGTCAACGTCTTGTATTGGCCCGGGCGGTTATCCGCAAGCCGGCGATACTCGTGCTGGACGAGGCGACAAGCTCGCTGGATACGGAGAACGAGAAACGGATTCAAGAGGCGTTAGACCGGCTTAGGGGAACGATGACCGTCATTGTCGTTGCGCACAGGCTATCGACGATCCGGCATGCAGACCAGATCATTGTGATCGATAACGGCCATTTGGTCCAGAGGGGCACCTTCAGTGAGTTGGCTTCCGCCAATGGAGGCGTCTTTAGAGGTTTGTTAAGCAATCAGGGAGAGGCGGTCTAG
- a CDS encoding lasso peptide biosynthesis B2 protein gives MNRLRKIRLLLSYDHRTVLLFAEAFLFLGWARMLLVFPFAKIAPSLGSKTAETSNELQPQEVRIIKSISSAVNIVSRHTVWDSKCLVRAIAGMKMLQRRHIGSTLYLGTARDGSGRLIAHAWLRSGPLYITGDDVMRKFAVVETFAQSAGMPRRNAQ, from the coding sequence ATGAACCGGCTTCGAAAAATCCGCTTGCTGCTCAGCTACGACCACAGGACGGTCCTACTGTTCGCAGAAGCGTTTCTTTTTTTGGGATGGGCGCGGATGTTACTGGTTTTCCCTTTTGCCAAAATTGCGCCTTCGCTTGGGTCAAAAACGGCGGAGACCTCGAACGAGCTTCAGCCGCAGGAGGTCCGCATCATTAAAAGCATATCCAGTGCGGTCAACATTGTGAGCCGGCACACGGTTTGGGACAGCAAGTGCCTGGTCCGGGCCATTGCCGGAATGAAAATGCTTCAAAGACGGCACATCGGCAGCACGCTTTATTTGGGCACGGCCAGAGACGGCAGCGGACGGCTGATCGCCCATGCGTGGCTGCGCAGCGGCCCGCTGTATATTACGGGAGACGATGTCATGCGAAAATTTGCCGTTGTGGAAACGTTTGCTCAATCTGCCGGCATGCCGCGGAGGAACGCCCAATGA
- a CDS encoding lasso peptide biosynthesis PqqD family chaperone: MHQAKQLSHADALIPSEGNIVSDMDGEKVMLSVQNGKYYNLGDMGGMIWDKLGPTVTVGQIIDALLEEYDVDPDVCTQQVYTFLQRLLHEGLIRYADAK, encoded by the coding sequence ATGCACCAGGCTAAACAACTGTCGCACGCAGACGCGCTGATCCCAAGCGAAGGCAATATCGTAAGCGATATGGACGGTGAAAAGGTCATGCTCAGCGTACAGAACGGTAAATACTATAATCTCGGCGATATGGGCGGTATGATTTGGGACAAACTGGGGCCTACCGTTACTGTCGGTCAAATCATCGACGCCCTGCTCGAAGAGTACGACGTGGATCCCGATGTGTGCACCCAGCAGGTGTACACGTTTCTGCAGCGGCTGCTCCATGAAGGCTTGATCCGTTACGCCGACGCAAAATGA
- a CDS encoding aldolase, with protein sequence MNDSNCRFTYKAFGLRVESEISLPELTEPDGFELPEPVHIHRCDLASEWQAQDKIGQYWAVAGMQVMFTVPEVGIFRIQDGSTIHVSPFADALEDRVRLYILGTCFGAVLLHRRILPLHGSAVAINGKAYAVVGHSGAGKSTLASTLVGLGYKLLSDDVIPVIVDDQTPVVIPAYPQQKLWQDSMNQLGLPESDYRPIFSRETKFAIPVRAHFHDQPLPLAGVFELMKTADTEVMEPIRGMERFHMLYRHTYRPFLVNDMGLREWHFGTLARIVNRFACYRLSRGTARFSAHELASRLLGETQKEESIHAPG encoded by the coding sequence TTGAACGATTCCAATTGCCGTTTTACGTATAAAGCGTTCGGCTTGCGGGTAGAGAGCGAGATCTCCCTGCCCGAGTTGACCGAGCCGGACGGATTCGAGCTCCCGGAACCGGTACATATCCATCGGTGCGACCTCGCTTCGGAATGGCAGGCCCAGGATAAAATTGGCCAGTATTGGGCTGTCGCAGGGATGCAGGTGATGTTCACGGTTCCCGAGGTCGGCATTTTTCGTATTCAGGACGGCAGCACGATTCACGTATCGCCTTTCGCGGACGCCCTGGAAGACAGGGTTCGGCTTTATATTCTCGGCACCTGTTTCGGTGCCGTTCTGCTGCATCGGCGCATTCTTCCGCTGCACGGCAGCGCCGTCGCCATTAACGGGAAGGCCTATGCCGTCGTCGGTCATTCGGGTGCGGGCAAGTCGACGCTTGCGTCCACCCTGGTCGGCCTCGGGTACAAGCTGCTGAGCGACGACGTCATTCCCGTCATCGTCGACGATCAGACCCCTGTCGTCATCCCCGCATATCCGCAGCAAAAATTGTGGCAGGACAGTATGAATCAGCTCGGGCTGCCGGAATCGGATTATCGCCCGATCTTCAGCCGCGAGACGAAATTCGCCATCCCGGTACGCGCGCATTTTCATGACCAGCCGCTGCCGCTTGCAGGCGTTTTCGAGCTCATGAAGACGGCCGATACGGAAGTGATGGAGCCGATTCGCGGGATGGAACGGTTTCATATGCTCTACCGGCACACCTACCGGCCGTTTCTGGTGAACGATATGGGACTGCGGGAATGGCACTTCGGCACCCTCGCCCGCATCGTCAACCGGTTCGCCTGTTATCGGCTCAGCCGGGGAACCGCCCGTTTCAGCGCTCACGAGCTGGCCTCGCGCCTGCTCGGCGAAACTCAGAAGGAGGAATCCATCCATGCACCAGGCTAA
- a CDS encoding paeninodin family lasso peptide: MTKKAWKEPQLEVLDVNMTMAGPGMAIPDAVQNDPDETDHYTPSSS, translated from the coding sequence ATGACCAAAAAAGCATGGAAAGAACCGCAATTGGAAGTGCTCGACGTTAACATGACGATGGCTGGTCCGGGTATGGCTATTCCCGACGCCGTACAAAACGACCCGGATGAAACCGACCACTACACACCTTCCTCGAGCTAG
- a CDS encoding asparagine synthase-related protein — MSAIAGICHLRYENIDPRLGMSMMKDLERYPADDAQYWHRGAAFLGCRAHWITPQSAQEPMPYYDSERKLAIAADAIIDNREELCDKLLIRREDRNTIPDSVLILLAYERWGSEVPVHLVGDFAFMIWDERNRTLFGARDFSGARTLYFHRSADTFAFCTAIHPLFLLPGAEKRPNDQWLGEFLALPIMADAVDSFATAYDSIGQLPPSHAITVADGKIVFSRYCTLSAGSKLRLKSNGEYEEAFRDVFRTAVKARLRTRLGIGAHLSGGLDSGSVVSFAARELAQENKRLHTFSSYPLDDFTDFTGASRIADERPLIQTTVRHVGGIEDHYFNFPDMSPLSVMDDMLDMLEIPYKFFENAFWMKGIYEQASLLGIGVLLSGQRGNWSVSFGPALDYQARLIRQLRLIRFAREFWHYTKHAYKGKVIRIVGKKAFPSLARLFPANRSHEQPLLIAPHFAERTQVLPRLREKGLDVWGSTLQNTFDVRDDLFRQLYFWNNNGTIGTKLSLHYRLWDRDPTNDLRVVRFCLSVPDDQYVQYGMDRSLIRRSTEGYLPDKIRLNRRSRGIQGADGVHRMLPGWDRFTAELQRMIEDPLAKDYLNTEQLAVSLAVIRKDPRPEFAFDINFRLLMRGLTFYRFMKRAF, encoded by the coding sequence ATGAGCGCAATTGCCGGAATTTGTCACCTGCGGTACGAAAATATTGACCCCCGTCTGGGGATGTCCATGATGAAGGACTTGGAAAGGTATCCGGCAGACGATGCGCAGTATTGGCACAGGGGAGCTGCGTTTCTCGGCTGCCGGGCCCATTGGATTACTCCGCAGTCGGCGCAGGAGCCGATGCCGTATTATGATTCCGAGCGCAAGCTGGCCATTGCGGCGGACGCGATCATCGACAATCGGGAAGAGCTGTGCGACAAGCTGCTTATTCGCCGGGAGGACCGGAACACAATACCGGACAGCGTGCTCATATTGCTCGCTTACGAACGGTGGGGCAGCGAGGTTCCCGTACATCTGGTAGGCGATTTCGCGTTTATGATCTGGGACGAGAGAAATCGCACCCTATTCGGTGCAAGAGATTTCTCGGGCGCCCGCACCCTGTACTTTCACCGGTCTGCCGACACGTTCGCTTTCTGTACGGCGATTCATCCGCTATTCTTGCTGCCCGGCGCGGAGAAGCGGCCGAACGACCAGTGGCTCGGCGAATTTCTTGCGCTGCCGATTATGGCCGATGCCGTCGACAGCTTCGCTACGGCGTATGATTCGATCGGCCAGCTGCCGCCTTCGCATGCGATAACCGTTGCAGACGGGAAAATCGTCTTTTCCAGGTACTGCACGCTTTCGGCCGGCAGCAAGCTTCGGCTGAAATCGAACGGCGAATACGAGGAAGCGTTCCGGGACGTCTTTCGGACGGCCGTGAAGGCCCGTTTGCGCACCCGTTTGGGCATCGGCGCCCATTTGAGCGGCGGTCTCGATTCGGGATCGGTCGTCAGCTTCGCCGCACGGGAGCTTGCGCAGGAAAACAAACGGCTGCATACGTTCAGCTCCTATCCCCTCGATGATTTTACCGACTTTACGGGAGCGAGCCGGATTGCCGACGAGAGGCCGCTAATCCAAACCACCGTCCGGCATGTGGGCGGGATCGAGGACCACTATTTCAATTTTCCGGATATGAGCCCGCTGTCCGTGATGGACGATATGCTTGACATGCTGGAGATCCCGTACAAATTTTTTGAGAATGCCTTCTGGATGAAAGGGATTTACGAGCAGGCGAGCCTGCTGGGCATCGGCGTGCTGCTTTCAGGACAGCGGGGCAATTGGTCGGTATCGTTCGGTCCCGCCCTCGACTACCAGGCGAGGCTGATCCGGCAGCTGCGGCTGATCCGTTTCGCCCGCGAATTTTGGCATTACACGAAACACGCGTACAAAGGCAAAGTGATCCGGATCGTCGGCAAAAAAGCGTTCCCGTCGCTAGCCCGCCTGTTTCCCGCCAACCGCAGCCACGAGCAGCCGCTGCTGATCGCGCCTCATTTTGCGGAGCGCACGCAAGTGCTGCCGCGGCTGAGAGAGAAAGGTCTCGACGTATGGGGCTCCACCCTGCAAAACACGTTCGACGTCCGGGACGACCTTTTCCGCCAGCTCTATTTCTGGAACAATAACGGCACAATCGGCACGAAGCTGTCGCTGCATTACCGTCTCTGGGACCGGGATCCGACGAACGACCTCCGCGTTGTCCGGTTCTGCCTTTCCGTGCCGGACGACCAATACGTGCAGTACGGAATGGATCGCTCGCTGATCCGCAGGTCCACCGAAGGCTATTTGCCGGATAAAATCCGCCTGAACCGCCGCTCCCGCGGTATTCAGGGAGCCGACGGCGTGCACCGGATGCTCCCGGGCTGGGATCGCTTCACCGCCGAGCTGCAGCGCATGATCGAAGATCCGCTTGCGAAGGATTATTTGAACACGGAGCAGCTTGCCGTTTCCCTGGCCGTCATTCGCAAAGATCCCCGGCCCGAATTTGCGTTCGACATTAATTTCCGGCTGCTGATGCGCGGGCTGACTTTTTACCGTTTTATGAAACGCGCCTTTTGA
- a CDS encoding FMN-binding glutamate synthase family protein: MLTVVVILLAVLIMTPAVLLGYMYAASKKPQHSIIRAHPYMGWIRYLLEKLGPEFRQYWFDGDTEGKPFSRADFIGVVFAAKYRTDLVSFGSKRDYEQSGYYIANDMFPKLTDELKVDNAEKAPAMKYVIEKEGLFTRRERMTEDEAKRWLYTDEDALIVGGSRAHPWRLKGMFGASATSYGAVGEHYIQAVGSGARMAGGSWINTGEGGVAPEHLASGADVVAQIGPGLFGYLDDRGEFSMEEFCAKAAEPNIKAFELKFAQGAKIRGGHLEGAKVNAKIAAIRKVPVGRTVNSPNRFPFLHSAEETFRFVKKLQDAGGKPVGIKIVVGDPYKLESFLQTMIELDIFPDFITVDGSEGGSGATFKAMADAMGLPLYPALIALDDTARRLGVRDRFRIFASGKLITPDKVAIALAFGADAVNSARGFMMASGCIMAMQCHTGKCPAGVTTTDPKYMAALAPEEKKWRVMNYVLQMREGLYALAAACNLDSPKQFAREHIVFKNELGRTVRMSELFPYPEPESGRGLAAKPPGRLNDAG, translated from the coding sequence ATGCTTACCGTCGTCGTGATTTTGCTTGCCGTTTTGATTATGACGCCCGCCGTTTTGCTCGGTTATATGTATGCCGCTTCAAAAAAGCCGCAGCATTCGATTATCCGCGCCCATCCCTATATGGGCTGGATCCGTTATTTGCTTGAGAAGCTGGGACCGGAGTTCCGGCAGTACTGGTTCGACGGCGATACGGAGGGGAAGCCGTTCTCGCGCGCTGACTTTATCGGTGTCGTGTTCGCGGCCAAATACCGGACCGATCTGGTCAGCTTCGGTTCCAAGCGCGATTACGAGCAGTCCGGCTATTATATCGCCAACGACATGTTTCCGAAGCTCACGGACGAGCTGAAGGTGGACAACGCAGAGAAGGCGCCTGCGATGAAGTATGTCATTGAAAAGGAAGGGCTGTTCACGCGGCGGGAGCGAATGACGGAGGACGAGGCGAAGCGCTGGCTGTACACGGATGAGGATGCGCTCATCGTTGGCGGGAGCCGCGCGCATCCGTGGCGTCTCAAAGGGATGTTCGGCGCATCGGCGACCTCTTACGGTGCAGTGGGCGAGCATTACATTCAAGCGGTCGGCAGCGGCGCACGAATGGCCGGAGGCTCCTGGATCAATACCGGCGAGGGCGGCGTCGCGCCGGAGCATCTTGCTTCCGGAGCCGACGTAGTGGCGCAGATCGGTCCGGGCCTGTTCGGTTATCTGGACGATCGCGGAGAGTTCTCGATGGAGGAATTTTGCGCGAAAGCGGCGGAGCCGAACATCAAAGCGTTTGAGCTGAAATTCGCGCAGGGCGCAAAAATCCGCGGCGGCCATCTCGAAGGCGCGAAGGTGAACGCCAAAATCGCGGCCATCCGCAAGGTGCCGGTCGGCCGCACCGTCAATTCCCCGAACCGCTTCCCGTTTCTGCACAGCGCCGAGGAGACGTTCCGATTCGTAAAAAAGCTGCAGGACGCCGGCGGCAAGCCCGTCGGCATCAAAATCGTCGTCGGCGATCCCTATAAGCTGGAATCGTTTCTGCAGACGATGATCGAGCTCGACATTTTTCCCGACTTCATTACCGTCGACGGCAGCGAAGGCGGCTCGGGCGCGACGTTCAAGGCGATGGCCGACGCGATGGGCCTGCCGTTGTACCCGGCGCTCATCGCGCTTGACGATACGGCCCGGCGGCTCGGAGTGCGCGATCGATTCCGCATTTTCGCTTCCGGCAAGCTCATTACGCCCGACAAGGTGGCGATCGCGCTCGCGTTCGGCGCCGATGCGGTCAATTCCGCGCGCGGCTTCATGATGGCGAGCGGCTGCATCATGGCGATGCAGTGCCATACCGGCAAATGCCCGGCCGGCGTGACGACGACCGATCCGAAATATATGGCGGCTCTGGCGCCCGAGGAGAAGAAGTGGCGCGTCATGAATTACGTGCTCCAAATGCGCGAGGGGCTGTATGCACTGGCTGCCGCCTGCAATCTCGACAGCCCGAAGCAGTTTGCGCGGGAGCATATCGTCTTCAAGAACGAACTCGGACGGACGGTCCGCATGAGCGAGCTGTTCCCGTACCCGGAGCCCGAATCCGGACGCGGGCTGGCTGCGAAACCGCCGGGGCGCCTGAACGACGCGGGTTGA